TCGCCCCGGTGGCAATGGAAAAGCAGCTCCGCTTCGCAATCCGCGAAGGTGGCCGTACCGTTGGCGCTGGCTCCGTAACCGAAATCATCAAGTAATCGGATAATAAAATGCCCAGAGAACTCATCACGCTCGAATGCACCGAATGCAATCAGCGCAACTATGACTGCGACAAGAACAAGCGTCTTCATCCCTCCCGCGTGGAGTACAAGAAGTACTGCCCGTTCTGCCGCAAGCATACTGTTCACAAGGAAACCAAGTAAGGAAGTCCGAATAGGTCGGTAGCTCAATTGGTAGAGTCACGGTCTCCAAAACCGTTGGTTGGGGGTTCGAGTCCCTCCCGACCTGCTCACTTCCTGGAGTCATTATGCGCAAGATCCAGCAATATGTCAAGGAATCCATCGAGGAACTGAAGAAAGTTACTTGGCCTACTTGGGAAGAACTTAAGGGTTCGACTTTGGTAGTGATGCTCTTTAGCGTCATTATGGGTCTGTACATTGCCGGACTCGACGTTGGTTTCTCTTGGATTATTGACAAAATTATGGGAAGAGGTTAATTAGTATGCTTTGGTATGCCATTCACACCTTTTCCGGTCAAGAAAACAACATTAAGAAACGTATCGAGCAGATGATTGAACGCGAAGGCGTTCAGGAAAAGTTCGGCCGTATCATTGTTCCGACCCGCGAAGTGGTTTCCACCGTTCGCGGTCGTCGTCATGTATCGGTGCAGAACGCAATGCCCACTTACGTTTTCATCGAAATGGTGCTGGACGAGCTCACCCAGCATTTGGTGATGAACATCAATGGCGTCACCCATTTCTTAGGAATGACACCCACCAAGAGGGTGGCTATTCCTTTACAACAGAGCGAGGTCGATCGTCTTCTTGGAGTTGATCCTAGTGGCTCCGCGGAAGGCGAGATCCAAAATCCGTACACAATTGGCGAAAATGTCCGCATCAAGGAAGGTCCTTTCAAGGACTTTGTGGGCGTCGTAGACGAAATCATGGAAGACAAGACCAAGATCAAGGTCATGGTCACGGTCTTCGGTCGTTCTACGCCTGTCGAACTCTCCTACAACCAGGTAGAATCAGACATCGCTTAAGACTACGGTTTTGAAACGGAGATAACACAGTGGCAAAGAAAATCACAGGTTATATTAAGCTCCAGATTCCTGCAGGCGCCGCAAACCCGGCTCCTCCGGTGGGTCCCGCCCTTGGTCAGAAGGGTGTGAACATCATGGAATTCTGCAAGCAGTTCAACGCTAAGACCCAGAACGACAAGGGTATGATTATCCCGGTCGTTATCACGGTCTATGCCGATAAGAGCTTTACCTTCATCACGAAGGTATCGCCGGTTCCGGCCCTCATCAAGAAGGCTGCCGGCATTGAAAGCGGCTCTGGCGAACCCAACCGTAAGAAAGTTGGTAAGCTCACCAAGGCCCAGGTCCAGGATATCGCCCAAAAGAAGATGCCGGATCTAAACACAATCGACCTCGAAGCCGCTATGCGCATGGTCGCGGGTACTGCTCGCTCCATGGGCGTTGAAGTGGTTGACTGAGGCAGGTAATTCACCGTTACGTATCTGACAGGAAACACCATGTTCAGAGGAAAAAAATACAAGAAGATTGCTGAAAGCATCGACCGTAACAAGGCTTACGATCTTGCCGAAGCAGTCCAAATCCTTAAAAAGTCCGAATTGAAGTTCGACCAGACGGTCGAAATCCACTTCAATCTCGGTGTGGACCCAAAACATTCCGACCAAGTGGTTCGTGGCACTGTCGTGCTGCCGCATGGTACCGGTCGTCAGGTCCGCGTCTTGGTTTTCTGCAAGGACAATAACCTTGAAGTTGCAAAGAACGCAGGCGCAGACTACGCTGGTGGTGCTGACTTGGTTCAGAAGATTCAGGAAGGCTGGCTGGACTTTGATTCCGTCGTTGCTACTCCCGACATGATGCCGGTGATTAGTAAGGTCGCTAAGGTCCTCGGTCCTCGCGGTTTGATGCCTTCTCCGAAGGCCGGCACGGTTACGGTTAACGTGGCCCAGACGGTTAAGGAACTCAAGGCTGGTAAGATTCAGTACCGCGTTGACAAGGGCGCCAACGTCCATGCCCCCGTAGGCAAACTCTCCTTCGGCGTCGATCAGCTGGTTGAAAACACCAAGGCTGTGATCGATTCCGTTGTCAAGAACAAGCCTCAATCTTCTAAGGGCACCTACATTAAGAGCCTTACGTTGTCTGCAACGATGGCTCCGGGCATCAAACTTGATATGGCACTGACGCGATAGGAGACACCATGAAAGCTGTAGTTAAAAAACAACAGACTGTGGACGCGCTCGTCGAGTCCTTCAATGGCGCTACCGCCGTTTATCTGCTCAATTATCAAGGCATGACCGTAGAAAAGGACAATGCCCTTCGCAAGGCACTCGCATCTAAGGGTGTGAAGTACCACGCTGTGAAGAATACTCTTCTCAAGCGCGTGCTCGCTGCTCTTAAGGTCGAAGGTCTCGACGATTTGCTGACCGGCGCAACTTCTGTGATGGTCGGCTTCGAAGAAGATCCGCTTCTGCCTGCTCGCGAAATTGAAGCATTCCACAAAGCAAACCCCGATTTCTTGGTTGCCAAGAGCGTGTACCTTGATGGCAAGGCGATGCCTGGCTCCGAAGTCGTGAACCTCTCCAAGATCCCGGATCGTAAGGGTATGATCGCTCAGATCGTCTCCATCGCTCTCGGACCTGGCTCCACGATCGCCGGTCAAATCAAGACACTCCAGGAAAAGCTGGAAAAAGAATCGGGCTCCGAAGCTGCTCCCGAAGCCGCTGCGGAAGCTTAACAACAAACCACAAACCAAAAAATTTAAACGGAATAATCGGAGAAACACATCATGGCAACTGATATCAAGGCACTGGGCGATCAAATCGTTGGTCTTACCCTTCTCGAAGCCAAGGCTTTGGCTGACTACCTTAAAGAAACCCACGGCATCGAAGCTGCTGCCGGTGGCGCCGTCGTAATGGCCGCCGCTGCTGCCGCTCCTGCTGAAGAAAAGACTGAATTCGACGTGATCCTCGTCGAATGCGGCGCTAAGAAGATGGACGTCCTCAAGGCCGTTCGCGCTATCACCGGTCTGGGCCTCAAGGAAGCTAAGGACCTGGTCGAAAAGGCCAACAGCGTGGTTAAGGAAGCAATGCCGAAGGCCGACGCTGAAAAGCTCAAGAAGGACCTGGAAGATCTCGGAGCAAAGGTCGCTCTGAAGTAATGCTTTCACTTCATTGACTTATTATATGCCAACTGCCTGCACTGTATGTGCGGGCTTTTGGTGTATAATGTTTGTCACTATTTTTTGCTATTTTTAGATAAAAAAGCTCTTCACCGGATGAGGTATTTCAAATGACCACGGAGCGAAAAAGCTATTCCTCCAATAAGTTCCAGCTGGAACTCCCGTACCTGATCGAAGTCCAGAAGGCTTCGTACGAGCAATTCCTCCAGAAGGAAATCTCGCCAGAAAAACGTCTCAAGGTAGGGCTGGAACGCGTGTTCCAGGATATTTTCCCGATCACTGACGTCAAGGGTCTTTATTCCCTTAATTATGAAGGTTATTATTTCGGTATCCCGAAGTACAGCATCCCCGAATGCCGTGAGCGTGGCCTCACGTATTCCATGGAGCTTTACGCCACTCTTTCTCTTCAGATTTTCGAAGAAGATGGCGAAGACCGCAAGCTCAAGGAAGAAGTCAAGAACGACGTCCTTATTTGCGAACTCCCGATCATGACTGAAAACGGAACGTTCATCGTCAATGGCGCTGAACGCGTTGTCGTTTCCCAGTTGCACCGTTCCTACGGTATTAGCTTTGACGAAGAACTCCAGCCCAGCGGCCGCTCCGATTACAAGAGCCGTATTATTCCGCACCGTGGTGCCTGGGTGGAATTCAATACCGAAGGCGACACCCTTTACCTCATCATCGACCGCAAGAAGAAGCTCGCCGCAACGACCATGCTCCGCTGCATCGGTTTCGAAACGACTCAGGAAATCCTGAAGCTGTTCTACAAGAAGAGCGAAGAAGTTTCCGTTAGCGACCTCTCCAAGGAATTTGACGAAAATGGTACTTGCGTCCTCATCGACCGCATCATTTTCGAAGACGTTATCGACAAGGATTCCGGCGAAGTTATCGTTCACGCCAACGACGTGATCGACGAAAAGAAGCTCGAATGCCTCATCGAAAACAAGGTGGAAACGGTTGTGCTCCTCTCCAAGGACGAAGACAATCTCCTCATCCACTACACCCTCGCTGCCGACAAGTCCAAGTCCCGCGAAGACGCCCTCAAGGCGATCTACTCCGTGACCCACCAGCAGCAGGACGAAGCTCCGGATATGCGCACTGCCGAACTTTACTTCGACAGCCAGTTCATTTCCGACCCGCACAAGTACGATCTCGGCGAAGTTGGCCGTTATCGCTTGAACGCTAAGATTTACAGCAAGCCCGAAATCTTGAAGGTCCTCGAAGAACAGGGCGACGAATTCAAGATTCCGTCCCTCACCACGATGACCATGAGCAAGGCAGACTTCCTTGCCATCATCGAATACATGGTTGGCCTCTACAGCGATACCGAAGGTTACACCCTCGACGATATCGACCACTTGGGCAACCGTCGTACCCGTTCTGTGGGCGAACTCCTTGCTAACCAGATTTCCGTGGGCCTCTCCCGTATGTCTCGCGTCATCCGCGAGAACCTGAACCTCCACGGCGAAGACGAACAGACCACTCCGCGCGACCTCGTGAATACCCGCATGGTCAGCTCCACGGTGCAGTCCTTCTTCGGTTCTTCTCAGCTTTCCCAGTTCATGGACCAGATGAACCCGCTTTCTGAATTGACTCACAAGCGTCGTCTTTCCGCTCTCGGTCCTGGTGGTCTTTCCCGCGAACGCGCAGGCTTCGAAGTCCGTGACGTGCACTACACGCACTACGGCCGTCTCTGCCCGATCGAAACACCGGAAGGCCCGAACATCGGTCTTATCAACTCTCTCGCATCTTTCGCCGTGGTGAACCACTTCGGCTTTATCGAAACCCCGTACCGTATTGTGGGTCTCATTGACTTCAAGGATGCCAAGGGCAACATCGTGAAGATTCCGGAAGCCAAGTGGCACTTCGGTATCTTCAAGGCTTTCGTGCATGACCCGCACCTCTTCTTGGAACTTGAACTTTCCAAGAAGCAGATCGATTCCGTGCGCATGAACCTCGACATCAAGCAGCGCGACCTCTTCGAAGGTTTCGTGAACAAGGTGTTTGCGTTCAAGGATGCCGAAGGCAACGTGACTTACTACCGTAACGGTTTCACCGTCGATGATTTCAACGGCAAGGCCGATTACGAACAGGTGGGCACTGTGGTCGAACAGATCGTGTCTGACTACATCACCTTCCTCACCGCCGACGAAGAAGACGCTTTCAAGGTGGCTCCGGCTTCTACCGAACTCACCGATGACAACCGCTTCAAGGGCGACATGGACGGCTACGTGATCGTCCGCGACAAGAGCGAATACCCGCACCTCATGCGCCAGGACAGCTTCGCTCTCGACGATACCGAAACCGAACGCATTGACCTCATGGACGTGGCCCCGATGCAGATCGTGTCTGTGGCTGCCGGTCTTATCCCGTTCCTCGAACACGATGACGCTAACCGTGCATTGATGGGTTCCAACATGCAGCGCCAGGCGGTACCTCTGCTCCGCGCCGAAGCTCCGATCGTGGGTACGGGTCTCGAACGCCGCGCCGCTCTCGACTCGGGTACGGTTGTACGCGCCAAGCACGACGGTAAGGTGACCTTCGTTGACGCTCGCAACATCACCGTGCAGCGTGGCAACATGGTCGACGGCAACTTCGTGCCGCTCACCGGTCTCGGCGAAGACTACGAATTCCTCGGCAAGGATCCGATTGACAACTACGTTCTGCGCAAGTTCGAACGTTCCAACCAGGATTCCTGCATCAACCAGAAGCCTATCGTGGATGTGGGCGACTTCGTCAAGGCTGGCGATGTGCTCGCTGACGGTGTGTCTACCGACCACGGCGAACTGGCTCTCGGTAAGAACATCTTGATCGGCTTCCTCCCCTGGAACGGTTACAACTACGAAGACGCCGTTATCATTTCGGAAGAACTCGCCATCAAGGACACCTTTACTTCTATCCATATCGAAGAATACGAATTGGAAGTCCGCGACACCAAGCGCGGTCCGGAAGAACTCACCCGCGAAATCCCGAACGTCGGCGAAGACGCTCTGCGTAACCTCGACGAAAACGGCGTGATCCGCGTGGGTGCCGAAGTTTCCGCTGACGATATCCTCGTCGGTAAGGTGACTCCGAAGGGCGAAACCGAACTCTCTCCGGAAGAACGTTTGCTCCGCGCTATCTTCGGCGAAAAGGCCGGCGACGTGCGCGATTCTTCTCTGAAGGCTCCTCCGGGAATGAAGGGCGTCGTGCTCGAAACCCGTATCTTCAGCAAGAAGGACAAGGCCGACAAGAACAGCAAGGAAAAGGATCAGGAAACGATCAACGAAATCCGTTCCAACTTCCAGGCTCAGATCGACAAGATCAAGGCTTCTTGCTCCGAACACTTGTTCGAACTCTTGGGCGGCAAGGCTGCCGGTAAGGTCATGGACAACGAAACCCATGAACTCCTGATCCGCGAAGGCCAGACTTATACTGAACAGAACCTCTCCGTCATCGACGTGACGAAGGTTTCTCCGGCTTCCACTTTCGTGGTGGGCGACGACGAACTCCAGGAAAAGGTTCTTTCGCTCGTGCTCGTTGCACGCGACAACCTGGATACGCTTACCCGTACCATGGAAAAGGAAATCGACAAGGTCACTAAGGGTGACGAACTCAAGCCGGGCGTGCT
The sequence above is drawn from the Fibrobacter sp. UWB15 genome and encodes:
- the rplJ gene encoding 50S ribosomal protein L10; its protein translation is MKAVVKKQQTVDALVESFNGATAVYLLNYQGMTVEKDNALRKALASKGVKYHAVKNTLLKRVLAALKVEGLDDLLTGATSVMVGFEEDPLLPAREIEAFHKANPDFLVAKSVYLDGKAMPGSEVVNLSKIPDRKGMIAQIVSIALGPGSTIAGQIKTLQEKLEKESGSEAAPEAAAEA
- the rplA gene encoding 50S ribosomal protein L1 — translated: MFRGKKYKKIAESIDRNKAYDLAEAVQILKKSELKFDQTVEIHFNLGVDPKHSDQVVRGTVVLPHGTGRQVRVLVFCKDNNLEVAKNAGADYAGGADLVQKIQEGWLDFDSVVATPDMMPVISKVAKVLGPRGLMPSPKAGTVTVNVAQTVKELKAGKIQYRVDKGANVHAPVGKLSFGVDQLVENTKAVIDSVVKNKPQSSKGTYIKSLTLSATMAPGIKLDMALTR
- the rplL gene encoding 50S ribosomal protein L7/L12 → MATDIKALGDQIVGLTLLEAKALADYLKETHGIEAAAGGAVVMAAAAAAPAEEKTEFDVILVECGAKKMDVLKAVRAITGLGLKEAKDLVEKANSVVKEAMPKADAEKLKKDLEDLGAKVALK
- the nusG gene encoding transcription termination/antitermination protein NusG, which gives rise to MLWYAIHTFSGQENNIKKRIEQMIEREGVQEKFGRIIVPTREVVSTVRGRRHVSVQNAMPTYVFIEMVLDELTQHLVMNINGVTHFLGMTPTKRVAIPLQQSEVDRLLGVDPSGSAEGEIQNPYTIGENVRIKEGPFKDFVGVVDEIMEDKTKIKVMVTVFGRSTPVELSYNQVESDIA
- the secE gene encoding preprotein translocase subunit SecE; protein product: MRKIQQYVKESIEELKKVTWPTWEELKGSTLVVMLFSVIMGLYIAGLDVGFSWIIDKIMGRG
- the rpoB gene encoding DNA-directed RNA polymerase subunit beta, which codes for MTTERKSYSSNKFQLELPYLIEVQKASYEQFLQKEISPEKRLKVGLERVFQDIFPITDVKGLYSLNYEGYYFGIPKYSIPECRERGLTYSMELYATLSLQIFEEDGEDRKLKEEVKNDVLICELPIMTENGTFIVNGAERVVVSQLHRSYGISFDEELQPSGRSDYKSRIIPHRGAWVEFNTEGDTLYLIIDRKKKLAATTMLRCIGFETTQEILKLFYKKSEEVSVSDLSKEFDENGTCVLIDRIIFEDVIDKDSGEVIVHANDVIDEKKLECLIENKVETVVLLSKDEDNLLIHYTLAADKSKSREDALKAIYSVTHQQQDEAPDMRTAELYFDSQFISDPHKYDLGEVGRYRLNAKIYSKPEILKVLEEQGDEFKIPSLTTMTMSKADFLAIIEYMVGLYSDTEGYTLDDIDHLGNRRTRSVGELLANQISVGLSRMSRVIRENLNLHGEDEQTTPRDLVNTRMVSSTVQSFFGSSQLSQFMDQMNPLSELTHKRRLSALGPGGLSRERAGFEVRDVHYTHYGRLCPIETPEGPNIGLINSLASFAVVNHFGFIETPYRIVGLIDFKDAKGNIVKIPEAKWHFGIFKAFVHDPHLFLELELSKKQIDSVRMNLDIKQRDLFEGFVNKVFAFKDAEGNVTYYRNGFTVDDFNGKADYEQVGTVVEQIVSDYITFLTADEEDAFKVAPASTELTDDNRFKGDMDGYVIVRDKSEYPHLMRQDSFALDDTETERIDLMDVAPMQIVSVAAGLIPFLEHDDANRALMGSNMQRQAVPLLRAEAPIVGTGLERRAALDSGTVVRAKHDGKVTFVDARNITVQRGNMVDGNFVPLTGLGEDYEFLGKDPIDNYVLRKFERSNQDSCINQKPIVDVGDFVKAGDVLADGVSTDHGELALGKNILIGFLPWNGYNYEDAVIISEELAIKDTFTSIHIEEYELEVRDTKRGPEELTREIPNVGEDALRNLDENGVIRVGAEVSADDILVGKVTPKGETELSPEERLLRAIFGEKAGDVRDSSLKAPPGMKGVVLETRIFSKKDKADKNSKEKDQETINEIRSNFQAQIDKIKASCSEHLFELLGGKAAGKVMDNETHELLIREGQTYTEQNLSVIDVTKVSPASTFVVGDDELQEKVLSLVLVARDNLDTLTRTMEKEIDKVTKGDELKPGVLKSVKVYIAKKRCLSIGDKMAGRHGNKGVVSKIVPVEDMPFTEDGRPLQILLNPLGVPSRMNIGQVLEVHLGWAAKTLGFKVSTPVFDGAKFEDICKELEKAYQKNPIVNYEMDPDNNKIIGKAKLYDGRTGEAFLNPVTIGYMYYLKLGHLVDDKIHARSIGSYALVTQQPLGGKSQFGGQRFGEMEVWAMEAYGAAYTLQELLTVKSDDVQGRSKVYDAIVHGQNTPKPGVPESFNVMIREVRSLGLNIQTNGDK
- the rpmG gene encoding 50S ribosomal protein L33, with translation MPRELITLECTECNQRNYDCDKNKRLHPSRVEYKKYCPFCRKHTVHKETK
- the rplK gene encoding 50S ribosomal protein L11, which codes for MAKKITGYIKLQIPAGAANPAPPVGPALGQKGVNIMEFCKQFNAKTQNDKGMIIPVVITVYADKSFTFITKVSPVPALIKKAAGIESGSGEPNRKKVGKLTKAQVQDIAQKKMPDLNTIDLEAAMRMVAGTARSMGVEVVD